The following proteins are encoded in a genomic region of Methanoculleus bourgensis MS2:
- a CDS encoding UvrD-helicase domain-containing protein, whose translation MGLTDRQRRAALDHGTSKCVTAGAGTGKTHVLVRKYVDLIESGEGGGVAGILALTFTEKAAQQMRERVRDALAEKSGPEWDAVRDDLLSANISTFHAFCARVLREFPLEAGVEPGFSVLDEREARRLREEAMDDLIHGEPPEACRDALVCTLRAIGAYELKNYLIRLYEKRAAAEEFFAALEQDEGAVIAAWQEILRQRKEEVVQDFLSAARPSIAVLADCAARYPGDADPAMAYLRAIEPYLPSLAPERPGDEACRAVAAVAAINDDRRFTARMGRKGNWDERDLDAVREAYRTLHDLTKPRAGTFGLSIDPDDAFTRATLDFLHSLGTVFSVFAEAVDAAKARRGALDFSDLILFTRRLFRDRDDIVETHFRSRFAFVLVDEFQDTDPAQAAIIAAILGGLAAERGKLFVVGDPKQSIYLFRDADVTQFKRTRDVIEERLGGEEVRLDVNFRSTPEVVGFVNYIFAALMAGSARPWEFAYEPLRASRTSDAGSVEILLCPKTEPRDAGRRASAEAVARKVQRMVEAGEKPIVRDGDRRPAGYGDIAILLERRTNLIYYEWALRRYGIPYHVYAGLGFYRRQEVYDLYNILRILENERDDVALYGALRSPYFGISDARLFAVADSGPRSAALLERLRRFAAGAPESDVAAAAALLASWKGVARRLRPAELLNRIVTESSVYAVYGGMPEGEQIIANVEKLIGIVRDLQEGGSSLGEVVGELELCIDGEEREGEAQPDLASSEAVAVMTVHASKGLEFPVVVVPDLSELPLPDTSTIIVEEGLRLGVRIANPENDHERENTPILAVLKEEAREKDEAERKRLFYVALTRARDHLILCGVLPDGVPESVAACRTRTDWLACCLGLCEDVYAAGGVEVLPPGEDRPLRIGVCTAPDAIPAEVRTAAPVLLTVPEDISPASERPLPPAALPAEEHVYSVSEIEGFLRGQGGSGSLHLILPCDGYVTRRREEREGDDTTRQPNFASSRMLPRAAGDPHQDPHDKVKCSSRDGDARIRGLIIHEVFRGRDPAAVLRRYGIDDAGLAREYARLYEEFRRSPMVQGARSDYCEVPFRARVGGVVFTGFIDRLLQRPDGTWILVDYKTGRVDEGNLPAKIQEHALQMAVYRRAAEGILGEPVRAYLYFTDTGRFVEAPADDDGVVDALREAVSGIEGRPAG comes from the coding sequence ATGGGGCTCACTGACCGGCAGAGGCGGGCCGCCCTCGACCACGGGACGAGCAAGTGCGTGACCGCCGGTGCGGGGACCGGGAAGACGCACGTCCTCGTCAGGAAGTACGTCGACCTGATCGAGTCCGGGGAGGGAGGCGGCGTCGCGGGTATCCTTGCCCTGACGTTCACCGAGAAGGCGGCACAGCAGATGCGTGAACGGGTCAGGGACGCGCTTGCAGAGAAGAGCGGCCCTGAGTGGGACGCCGTCCGCGACGACCTGCTCTCGGCGAACATCTCGACGTTTCACGCCTTCTGCGCCCGGGTGCTCAGGGAGTTCCCGCTTGAAGCGGGCGTCGAGCCGGGGTTCTCGGTCCTCGATGAGCGGGAGGCTCGACGGCTCCGGGAAGAGGCGATGGACGATCTCATCCACGGCGAACCCCCCGAGGCCTGCCGTGACGCCCTGGTCTGCACCCTCCGGGCGATCGGCGCCTACGAACTGAAGAACTACCTCATCCGGCTCTACGAGAAACGTGCGGCCGCAGAGGAGTTCTTTGCCGCGCTCGAGCAGGACGAGGGGGCGGTGATTGCCGCGTGGCAGGAGATCCTCAGGCAGCGCAAGGAGGAGGTCGTGCAGGACTTCCTGTCGGCCGCACGCCCGAGCATCGCAGTGCTCGCCGATTGTGCGGCCCGCTACCCGGGGGATGCCGACCCGGCGATGGCCTACCTCCGGGCCATCGAGCCGTACCTCCCGTCGCTTGCGCCTGAGCGACCGGGCGACGAGGCCTGCCGCGCCGTTGCCGCGGTCGCGGCGATCAACGACGACCGCCGGTTCACGGCCAGGATGGGCAGGAAGGGGAACTGGGACGAGCGGGACCTTGATGCGGTCCGGGAGGCCTACCGGACCCTGCATGACCTCACCAAACCCCGCGCCGGAACCTTCGGGCTCTCCATCGACCCTGACGATGCCTTCACGCGGGCGACGCTCGACTTCCTCCACAGTCTGGGGACGGTCTTCTCGGTCTTCGCGGAGGCTGTGGACGCCGCAAAAGCGAGGCGGGGGGCGCTTGACTTCTCGGACCTTATCCTCTTTACCCGCCGCCTCTTCCGCGACCGCGACGATATTGTTGAGACGCATTTCCGGAGCAGGTTTGCGTTCGTCCTGGTCGACGAGTTCCAGGATACCGATCCGGCCCAGGCCGCCATCATCGCCGCGATCCTCGGGGGGCTTGCGGCTGAGCGGGGAAAACTCTTCGTCGTCGGCGACCCGAAGCAGTCCATCTACCTCTTCCGGGACGCTGACGTAACCCAGTTCAAACGGACGCGGGACGTCATCGAGGAGAGGCTCGGCGGTGAGGAGGTCAGGCTGGACGTCAACTTCCGGAGCACGCCCGAGGTCGTGGGGTTCGTCAACTACATCTTCGCCGCCCTGATGGCCGGGAGCGCCCGGCCCTGGGAGTTTGCCTACGAGCCGCTGCGGGCGAGCAGGACGAGCGATGCCGGATCGGTCGAGATCCTCCTCTGCCCGAAGACAGAACCCAGGGATGCCGGCCGCCGGGCGTCGGCAGAGGCGGTCGCCCGGAAGGTCCAGCGGATGGTTGAGGCCGGGGAGAAGCCGATCGTTCGGGACGGCGACCGCCGCCCGGCCGGGTACGGCGATATCGCGATCCTCCTTGAGCGCCGGACAAACCTCATCTACTACGAGTGGGCGCTCCGGCGCTACGGCATCCCCTACCACGTCTATGCCGGGCTCGGGTTCTACCGGCGGCAGGAGGTCTACGACCTCTACAATATCCTCCGAATCCTCGAGAACGAACGTGACGATGTGGCGCTCTACGGCGCCCTGCGGTCGCCCTACTTCGGGATCTCCGATGCCCGGCTCTTTGCCGTCGCAGATTCCGGCCCCCGCTCAGCCGCGCTCCTGGAGCGGTTGCGGCGGTTTGCCGCCGGGGCGCCGGAATCCGACGTCGCGGCGGCGGCAGCCCTCCTTGCATCCTGGAAGGGGGTCGCCCGCAGGCTCAGGCCGGCCGAACTCCTCAACCGGATTGTCACCGAGTCAAGCGTCTACGCGGTCTACGGCGGGATGCCCGAAGGTGAGCAGATCATCGCGAACGTCGAGAAACTCATCGGTATCGTCCGGGACCTCCAGGAGGGCGGGAGCAGCCTCGGTGAGGTTGTGGGGGAACTCGAACTCTGTATCGACGGTGAAGAGCGGGAGGGGGAGGCACAGCCCGACCTTGCGTCGTCAGAGGCTGTCGCAGTCATGACGGTCCACGCATCCAAGGGGCTTGAGTTCCCGGTCGTCGTCGTCCCCGACCTCTCGGAGCTGCCGCTCCCTGATACCTCCACGATCATCGTCGAGGAGGGGCTGCGCCTCGGTGTCAGGATCGCAAACCCCGAAAACGACCACGAGCGTGAGAATACGCCCATTCTCGCGGTCCTCAAGGAAGAAGCGCGGGAGAAGGACGAGGCTGAGCGAAAGCGGCTCTTCTACGTGGCGCTGACCCGGGCACGGGACCACCTGATCCTCTGCGGCGTTCTGCCTGACGGGGTGCCGGAGAGTGTTGCGGCGTGCAGGACCAGGACCGACTGGCTCGCCTGCTGCCTCGGCCTCTGCGAGGATGTCTACGCGGCGGGCGGGGTTGAGGTCCTCCCGCCGGGAGAGGATCGGCCGCTCCGGATCGGGGTCTGCACCGCGCCTGACGCGATACCGGCTGAGGTCAGGACGGCCGCACCCGTCCTCCTCACCGTCCCTGAGGATATCAGTCCGGCATCAGAGCGCCCCCTGCCCCCCGCGGCGCTCCCGGCGGAGGAGCACGTCTACTCGGTCAGCGAGATCGAGGGTTTCCTCCGCGGGCAGGGGGGGAGTGGATCATTGCATCTAATACTTCCATGCGATGGTTACGTCACGCGAAGACGCGAAGAGCGCGAAGGGGACGATACCACCCGGCAACCGAACTTCGCGTCCTCCCGCATGCTTCCGCGTGCGGCCGGCGATCCGCACCAGGACCCGCACGATAAGGTGAAATGCTCCAGTAGGGACGGCGATGCACGGATCCGGGGCCTGATCATCCACGAGGTCTTCCGGGGGCGCGACCCGGCGGCGGTGCTGCGGCGCTACGGGATCGACGACGCCGGGCTGGCCCGGGAGTACGCCCGGCTCTACGAGGAGTTCCGGAGGTCGCCGATGGTGCAGGGCGCCAGGAGCGATTACTGCGAGGTGCCGTTCCGGGCAAGGGTCGGCGGGGTGGTCTTTACCGGGTTCATCGACAGGCTCCTGCAGCGGCCGGATGGCACCTGGATCCTCGTCGACTACAAGACGGGCCGGGTGGACGAGGGGAACCTCCCGGCGAAGATTCAGGAGCATGCCCTCCAGATGGCGGTCTACCGCCGGGCAGCGGAGGGGATCCTGGGCGAGCCGGTCCGGGCATACCTCTACTTCACCGATACCGGCCGCTTTGTCGAGGCGCCGGCTGATGACGACGGGGTCGTTGATGCGCTCCGGGAGGCGGTCAGCGGGATCGAGGGTCGCCCGGCGGGGTGA
- a CDS encoding heavy metal translocating P-type ATPase, whose translation MPGHEECPRCRAGVCEIHRPVAGRREIAVFAVGALLLVAGIYVEYFTPYPLAGTILLLAAAVISGHDVLKAGLLALIRFRFNIAVLITIAAAGAFLTANPAEGAAVLYLYAIAEFLEEYAAGRAHRSIASLLDIAPQTARVRRDDGEVVVPVGDVRVGETVLARPGDAIPLDGVVTLGESSVDQAPITGESVPVAKGVGDEVYAGTRNMDGYLEIGVTKPEEASTISRVVALVAEAQAHTSPTEAFIERFARYYTPAVILVAGLLVVVPPLVFGVPFLEAFYRALILLVISCPCALAISTPVSMVSGITTAAHNGVLIKGRDALEAVGLARVIVFDKTGTLTTGRLEVDDVISFGVPAAEVLAVAASLEARSGHPIAEAVLRRAGEEGVPLRDVEEFASVTGRGVQGRIGDTRYLLGNESLFPDVGGGAWRAEYDRLEGEGKTVILAGTESAVIGLLALSDVIKEDARETVADLEARGIRTVMLTGDNERVGEAVARRIGIDECHAGLLPEDKVAMVEQLMERYGQVVMVGDGVNDAPALARANVGVAMGAIGSDIAIEAADIVVMEDDISRVAYLVALSEKTVSVVRQNVATAVVVKLGIAALAVVGLVTLWMAVAFGDMGLSLAVIANALRIGRPGGE comes from the coding sequence ATGCCCGGGCATGAGGAGTGCCCGCGCTGCCGGGCCGGGGTCTGCGAGATCCACCGGCCGGTCGCCGGCCGCCGGGAGATCGCGGTCTTCGCGGTAGGAGCCCTCCTCCTGGTTGCGGGGATATACGTTGAGTACTTCACCCCCTACCCCCTCGCCGGGACGATTCTCCTCCTCGCTGCTGCGGTCATATCAGGCCACGACGTCCTGAAGGCCGGACTCCTCGCGCTCATCCGGTTCAGGTTCAACATCGCCGTGCTCATCACGATCGCGGCGGCGGGCGCGTTCCTGACCGCAAACCCGGCCGAGGGTGCGGCTGTGCTCTACCTCTACGCCATCGCCGAGTTCCTGGAGGAGTATGCGGCCGGGCGGGCGCATCGCTCGATCGCGTCGCTCCTCGATATCGCGCCGCAGACGGCCCGGGTCAGGCGGGACGACGGGGAAGTGGTCGTCCCAGTCGGCGACGTTCGGGTCGGCGAGACCGTGCTCGCAAGGCCGGGTGATGCGATCCCGCTGGACGGCGTCGTCACGCTCGGCGAGTCGTCGGTCGACCAGGCCCCGATCACCGGAGAGAGCGTCCCGGTGGCAAAGGGTGTCGGGGACGAGGTCTACGCCGGGACCCGGAACATGGACGGCTACCTGGAGATTGGGGTGACAAAGCCTGAAGAGGCGAGCACCATATCCCGGGTCGTGGCCCTGGTCGCTGAGGCTCAGGCCCACACCTCCCCCACCGAGGCCTTCATCGAGCGGTTCGCTCGCTACTACACCCCGGCGGTCATCCTCGTCGCCGGGCTCCTCGTCGTGGTCCCGCCGCTCGTCTTCGGCGTTCCGTTCCTCGAGGCCTTCTACCGGGCGCTGATCCTGCTCGTTATCTCCTGCCCCTGCGCGCTTGCGATATCCACCCCGGTCTCGATGGTCTCGGGGATCACGACCGCGGCGCATAACGGTGTGCTCATCAAGGGCCGGGATGCTCTCGAGGCCGTGGGGCTTGCCCGGGTGATCGTCTTTGACAAGACCGGGACCCTCACGACCGGGAGGCTCGAGGTCGACGACGTCATCTCCTTCGGGGTGCCGGCGGCCGAGGTGCTCGCGGTCGCCGCATCGCTTGAGGCACGCTCCGGCCACCCGATCGCGGAGGCGGTCCTGCGGCGTGCCGGGGAGGAGGGAGTCCCCCTCCGGGACGTGGAGGAGTTTGCGTCGGTCACCGGCAGGGGTGTCCAGGGGCGGATCGGGGATACACGCTACCTCCTCGGGAACGAGTCGCTCTTCCCCGATGTCGGCGGCGGTGCGTGGCGGGCGGAGTACGACCGCCTGGAGGGGGAGGGAAAGACCGTCATCCTCGCCGGTACCGAATCGGCGGTCATCGGGCTTCTTGCCCTCTCCGACGTCATCAAGGAGGATGCCCGGGAGACGGTGGCTGACCTGGAGGCGCGGGGGATCAGGACGGTGATGCTCACCGGGGACAACGAGCGTGTCGGGGAGGCGGTTGCCCGCCGCATCGGTATCGACGAGTGCCATGCCGGGCTCCTCCCTGAGGATAAGGTCGCGATGGTCGAGCAGCTGATGGAGCGCTACGGCCAGGTGGTGATGGTCGGCGACGGCGTGAATGACGCACCGGCGCTGGCCCGCGCGAACGTCGGGGTCGCGATGGGGGCTATCGGGTCTGATATCGCGATCGAGGCGGCCGATATCGTCGTGATGGAGGACGACATCTCCAGGGTAGCCTACCTCGTGGCCCTCTCCGAGAAGACTGTCTCGGTCGTGCGGCAGAACGTCGCCACCGCGGTCGTTGTGAAACTCGGCATCGCCGCCCTCGCCGTCGTGGGCCTGGTCACCCTCTGGATGGCGGTGGCGTTCGGGGATATGGGGCTCTCCCTTGCGGTCATCGCAAACGCACTCAGGATTGGCCGGCCGGGCGGCGAGTGA
- a CDS encoding PAS domain S-box protein, whose amino-acid sequence MPDFYDPRSRLPSLQDQTRMPTPDFSTTPLGDESGVPAELADETVPYGIWICGPDGGVLYLSDSYLDLAGMTLEECRGTGWASNIHPEERAAALAAWEHTVATGETWSRDYRILGSDGEYHTIASRGVPIRDVAGQVILWAGINLDITGRERLQGLVKEFRTLYAISRLIGEGDAGVEEVFRRTADLLPGGFQNPGRVSIRVVPGTAAPGGGRITVPIIAGRRTVGHLVVETDNPVRQQERDLVAAAAAMLGAAVGQAEANAATTASERQYRLLFDQMLDVGLLLEVIRGGSGEPAGFRVIQINRKAEEALGRRRDEVAGEDLVTAVPSVGPVTLDLCRGVARTGTPVHREVYSPDVDAYYELRAYRPEYDRLVVIINDITDRRRAEEKLRMQRSDLDNRVRELATLYAMTGIVERPGITLDAILQEVATVLPAGWLHPEDAVARITLDDREYLSAGFCETSWRQESPIIVHGRTAGRVEVCYLHEHPRADEGSFLTEERSLIDTVAERLGRTIERMRADEGLRRSEEKYRLLFEQMLESYTLYEVVRDNEGSPVDYRLLELNEKAADLFGRSREELVGRRLFDVFPAIREGAGALYGEVAETGVPVQRRLQEPGSGRWYELHIYQPQPGRLAVIGQDITEQKKAERALRESEERFRGIFEQAGAGIALIDPGGRITETNPAFVRMFGYDEDELHAMLFPDLIFSPDRENAGALPRESVQREMRYVTKDGRTIWGRLTTSLLHDPGERGFVIGMVEDITDWREMQNALRESEERFREIAQRSFDMIYTCYADRGITYISPAVMRILGYTPEEMIGVQCRDYVLDESWSAWLEARIRVARGEPVEGLLVELRRKDGTAAFVEMNESPIIENGEVVGVQVVGRDVSDRKRYEDLRLQAFYQIEQNIEQFAILADHIRLPLQVILGTADLIDDGGASAKIRRQVDRINGIVKQLDEGWVESRKIREFLRRNELV is encoded by the coding sequence ATGCCTGATTTTTATGATCCCCGCTCCCGCCTCCCCTCCCTGCAGGACCAGACCCGCATGCCCACACCAGATTTCTCTACAACGCCTCTCGGTGACGAATCAGGAGTACCCGCGGAGCTCGCCGACGAGACGGTCCCCTACGGCATCTGGATCTGCGGGCCTGACGGCGGGGTGCTCTACCTCTCAGACTCCTACCTCGACCTTGCCGGGATGACGCTTGAGGAGTGCCGGGGCACCGGATGGGCGAGCAACATCCATCCGGAGGAGAGGGCCGCGGCGCTTGCCGCATGGGAACACACTGTCGCGACCGGGGAGACCTGGAGCCGCGACTACCGCATCCTCGGGTCGGACGGGGAGTACCATACCATCGCGAGCAGGGGCGTCCCTATCCGGGATGTCGCCGGGCAGGTCATCCTCTGGGCCGGGATCAACCTCGATATTACCGGCCGGGAGAGGCTGCAGGGACTGGTGAAGGAGTTTCGGACGCTGTATGCGATCTCCCGGCTGATCGGGGAGGGCGACGCCGGCGTTGAGGAGGTCTTCCGCCGAACGGCCGACCTCCTGCCCGGCGGGTTTCAGAACCCCGGTCGGGTATCGATACGGGTCGTGCCCGGGACCGCGGCGCCCGGCGGTGGGAGGATCACCGTCCCGATCATCGCCGGGAGGAGGACGGTCGGACACCTCGTCGTGGAGACTGACAACCCCGTCCGGCAGCAGGAGCGCGATCTTGTCGCCGCGGCCGCCGCGATGCTCGGAGCCGCCGTCGGGCAGGCGGAGGCAAACGCGGCGACGACAGCCTCCGAACGGCAGTACCGCCTCCTCTTCGACCAGATGCTCGACGTCGGGCTGCTGCTCGAGGTCATCCGTGGGGGTTCCGGGGAACCTGCCGGGTTCCGGGTCATCCAGATCAACCGCAAGGCTGAAGAGGCTCTCGGGCGCCGGAGGGATGAGGTTGCCGGGGAAGACCTCGTCACGGCTGTCCCGTCGGTCGGTCCTGTTACGCTCGACCTCTGCCGGGGGGTTGCGCGGACCGGGACGCCGGTGCACCGCGAGGTCTACAGCCCGGATGTCGACGCCTATTACGAGCTGAGGGCATACCGGCCCGAGTACGACCGGCTCGTCGTCATCATAAACGATATCACGGACCGGCGGCGGGCGGAAGAGAAACTCCGGATGCAGCGAAGTGATCTGGACAACCGGGTTCGGGAACTTGCGACCCTCTACGCCATGACCGGTATCGTCGAGCGGCCCGGGATAACACTCGATGCAATCCTCCAGGAGGTCGCCACCGTCCTCCCCGCCGGCTGGCTTCACCCTGAGGATGCTGTCGCCCGGATCACTCTCGACGACCGGGAGTATCTCTCGGCTGGGTTCTGCGAGACCTCCTGGCGGCAGGAAAGCCCGATCATCGTCCACGGCCGGACCGCCGGGAGGGTGGAGGTCTGCTACCTCCATGAGCATCCCCGGGCGGATGAGGGGTCGTTCCTCACCGAAGAGCGCTCCCTGATCGATACCGTCGCCGAGAGGCTCGGCCGGACTATTGAGCGGATGCGGGCAGACGAGGGGCTCCGGAGGAGCGAGGAGAAGTACCGCCTCCTCTTTGAGCAGATGCTTGAGAGTTACACCCTCTATGAGGTTGTCCGGGACAATGAGGGCAGTCCCGTCGACTACCGGCTCCTCGAACTGAACGAGAAAGCGGCAGATCTCTTCGGCCGCAGCCGGGAGGAACTGGTCGGGCGGCGGCTCTTTGATGTCTTCCCGGCGATCCGCGAGGGGGCCGGCGCCCTCTACGGGGAGGTCGCGGAGACGGGTGTCCCGGTGCAGCGACGGCTGCAGGAGCCGGGGAGCGGGCGGTGGTATGAGCTGCACATCTACCAGCCGCAGCCCGGGCGGCTGGCTGTCATCGGCCAGGATATCACCGAGCAGAAGAAGGCTGAACGCGCTCTCCGGGAGAGCGAGGAGAGGTTCCGCGGCATCTTTGAGCAGGCCGGGGCCGGGATCGCGCTCATCGATCCCGGAGGAAGGATCACGGAGACAAACCCGGCGTTTGTGCGGATGTTCGGCTACGATGAGGATGAACTCCATGCCATGCTGTTCCCGGACCTGATCTTTTCGCCCGACCGGGAGAATGCCGGGGCTCTCCCCCGGGAGAGCGTCCAGCGGGAGATGCGCTACGTGACGAAGGATGGGAGGACCATCTGGGGGCGGTTGACCACGTCTCTGCTCCACGATCCCGGGGAGAGAGGTTTTGTCATCGGGATGGTAGAGGATATCACCGACTGGAGGGAGATGCAGAACGCGCTCCGGGAGAGCGAGGAGCGGTTCCGGGAGATCGCCCAGCGGAGTTTTGACATGATCTACACCTGCTACGCCGACCGGGGGATCACCTACATCTCCCCGGCGGTGATGCGGATCCTTGGGTATACTCCTGAAGAGATGATCGGCGTGCAGTGCAGAGACTATGTCCTCGATGAGTCCTGGTCTGCCTGGCTGGAGGCCCGGATCCGGGTCGCCCGGGGGGAGCCTGTCGAGGGGCTCCTCGTAGAACTCCGCCGGAAGGATGGAACGGCCGCCTTTGTGGAGATGAACGAGTCCCCGATCATCGAGAACGGGGAGGTGGTCGGCGTCCAGGTCGTCGGCAGGGACGTCTCTGACCGGAAGCGCTACGAGGATCTGCGGCTGCAGGCGTTCTACCAGATCGAGCAGAACATCGAGCAGTTTGCGATCCTCGCCGACCACATCCGCCTGCCCCTGCAGGTGATCCTCGGTACGGCCGACCTGATTGATGATGGAGGAGCGTCAGCAAAGATCCGCAGGCAGGTGGACCGGATCAACGGTATCGTCAAACAGCTCGATGAGGGCTGGGTCGAGTCGCGCAAGATCCGGGAGTTTTTGCGGAGAAACGAACTGGTCTAG
- a CDS encoding RNA-guided endonuclease InsQ/TnpB family protein: MALRVVSNYLRLPKKTFQIIDTLAYHAKSLYNVGLYNVRQHSATHRENRAILQGIRPDLTSGVEVLVGSYLPYTRKKDSPFKEYSTYVQSKENENYGLLHSDAAQQTLKSVEEAYKSYFELLALYRNGQLEYRPGSPKYLPKDGRFKLAFPRAHLAIRGRFVTLGMSHKFRKQHGLTGKELTFPIPPCIKPHQIREVTILPVNNGMAYKIEFCYRVPTQPHPLDPDQYLAIDLGLNNFATMVDTATGAAVILDGKRIKSINRWYNKENARLQSIKDKQGIGGITKRQARLLKRRDCQIEEAMNRCVTWVVDYALQHRIGTVVLPRWDGIKDKINHGKRGNQNFVQIPYHKFRRKLKSTCEQYGIRFDDSHSEAYTSQVDALNLDPIRKPPYGRKRRVKRGLYQSALGTLINADVNGALNHARKVAGDSVVPRIIGSGRVNRPVRIRTTFEPSPFAQIKVQPCAPQGAPVASPLR; the protein is encoded by the coding sequence ATGGCACTGCGGGTCGTCAGCAACTATCTCCGTCTTCCCAAGAAGACGTTCCAGATTATCGACACGCTCGCATACCATGCCAAGAGCCTGTATAACGTGGGGCTGTACAACGTCCGGCAGCACTCTGCAACGCACCGCGAGAACCGTGCGATCCTGCAGGGGATCCGTCCGGATCTCACCTCCGGGGTTGAGGTGTTGGTTGGATCCTACCTCCCCTACACGCGAAAGAAAGACTCCCCCTTCAAAGAGTACAGCACCTATGTGCAGTCAAAAGAGAACGAAAACTACGGGTTGCTGCACAGTGACGCTGCTCAGCAGACGCTGAAGTCGGTCGAAGAGGCGTATAAGAGTTATTTCGAGTTGCTGGCCCTGTACCGCAACGGGCAGCTCGAATACCGCCCCGGTTCCCCGAAGTACCTCCCCAAAGATGGGCGGTTCAAGCTGGCGTTCCCCCGGGCACACCTGGCGATCCGGGGCCGGTTTGTCACGCTCGGGATGTCCCACAAGTTCCGGAAACAGCACGGGTTGACGGGCAAGGAGCTGACGTTCCCGATCCCGCCGTGCATCAAACCGCACCAGATCCGGGAAGTCACGATCCTGCCGGTCAACAACGGAATGGCCTACAAGATTGAGTTTTGTTACCGTGTTCCTACCCAACCTCACCCCCTTGACCCCGACCAGTACCTTGCCATCGACCTCGGGCTCAACAACTTTGCGACGATGGTTGACACCGCCACCGGGGCTGCCGTCATTCTCGACGGTAAGCGTATCAAATCAATTAACCGGTGGTACAACAAAGAGAACGCACGGTTGCAGAGCATCAAGGACAAACAGGGGATAGGCGGCATCACGAAGCGGCAGGCACGGTTGCTGAAGCGGCGGGACTGCCAGATCGAGGAGGCGATGAACCGGTGTGTGACCTGGGTCGTGGACTATGCTCTCCAGCACCGGATCGGGACGGTTGTACTCCCTCGCTGGGATGGGATCAAGGACAAGATCAACCACGGCAAGCGCGGGAACCAGAACTTCGTGCAGATTCCGTATCACAAGTTCCGGCGGAAACTGAAGAGCACGTGCGAGCAGTACGGGATCCGGTTCGATGACTCGCACTCCGAGGCATACACCTCGCAGGTCGATGCGCTCAACCTCGACCCGATCCGCAAACCACCCTATGGAAGGAAGCGGCGGGTCAAGCGGGGGTTATACCAGAGTGCTCTGGGAACCCTGATCAACGCCGATGTCAATGGTGCTCTGAACCATGCACGAAAGGTAGCCGGTGATTCCGTGGTGCCACGGATAATCGGTAGTGGCCGCGTCAACCGGCCGGTGCGAATAAGGACGACTTTTGAACCGTCACCCTTCGCACAGATTAAAGTGCAACCCTGTGCCCCGCAAGGGGCCCCGGTGGCAAGCCCCCTCCGTTAG